From the genome of Candidatus Scalindua japonica:
GTTGTAAGCAGCGTTGCGATAATGTGTTATGAGTGTCACCGGCTAAGCAATACGAATATGATTAGGGTTTGTATATAATATTTAAAATAAGCATATAACAAACACACACCCTCTCAGCTATTAACTATAACCCCTGTATGCCTTACTATATAGGCATGTAGCGTTTTTAATTATTTCATCGACAATAATACACGAATTATGTATTATTGTTTCATGGTAGAAAAAGGCCCTAATATAAACCCGTATGAATATTTTGAAAACCCAAGCTTAGTTAACCAAAAGAAATACGAGGCGTTGAAATCTTTCTTTTATGAGAAGGAAAGCGCAGAAAAGGTGGCAGCCAAGTTTGGATATACACTTAGCTCGTTTTATTCTCTAACGCGAGATTTTAGAAACTATCTAAAAGCACCTAAGACAGAGGATATGTTTTTTTTAGTTTCTAAACCTGGTCGAAAGGAAAAAGACTTTGATGGTGAAATTTATTCATTAATCATCAATTTAAGAAAACAATATCTATCTATTCCAGACATAAAGTCCATTCTTGATTCAAAAAGCTACAAAGCTTCTGAAAAATACATTTGGGAGGTTTTGAGAAAAGAAGGATTTGCAAGGTTGCCGAGAAGGAGCAAGCAAGCCAGACACACCGCAGGGGCAAATAACAAAATCGAGGCTCCAATTAGTGTAGCCATGGACTATATACCTGAGAGATTTACTACTCAAAATACTATTGGTATTTTTTGCTTATTGCCCTATATGAGAAAATATAAGATAGATGTTGCAATTAATAATTCGCTTTATCCGGAAACTTCAACTATTAATAAATATTCTTCTATTTTAAGTTTTATTGCTTTAAAGATTTCAAATGTTCGCAGGTATAGCGTTGATGATCTGTGGTGTATGGATAGAGGCTTAGGCTTATTTGCAGGTTTAACAGTACTTCCAAAAACCGGGTGGTTTAGCTCATATTCAAGCAGAGTGACTCGCAAGATGAACCTTTCGTTTTTAAAAAACCTTCATAGGATTTGGAAAAACAATGGACTGCTTTCAGACACAATGAATCTTGATTTTACAGCAATTCCTTACTGGGGCGATGATTCTCAGCGAGAGAACAACTGGTCTGGCAAGCGTAACAAAGCTCTCTCCAGCATGCTTGCGGTGTTAGCACAAGAACCGGATTCGGGAATAATAGATTACACTGACAGTAATATAAGGCACAATAACGAACCTGAAGTTGTATTAGAGTTTTTGGATTTTTATAGAGATGGTAATCCAAAGGATACTAGCCTGAAGTACATTGTGTTTGATAGCAAATTTACTCCATATAAGAATTTAAGAAAATTAGATAGTAAAGATTTGAAATTTATTACTATTCGCAATAGAGGTAAAAAAATTGTTGAAAAATTAGATAATTTACCAAGTACAAGCTGGAAAAAGATAAGAGTAATGAATGCCGATGGTAAAGGCAGAACATTAAAAGTATTTGAGGAAAAGTTTTTTCTTGATGGTTATGGGAAAGAGATTCGTCAAATTGCAATTACCGGACATGGTAAAATTAAACCGGCTTTGATAATAACTAATGATGATGATATTACTCAAGAAGATATTGTTCGCAAGTACAGTCGTCGTTGGATTGTGGAGAAAGGCATATCGGAACAAATAGAATTTTTCCATTTGAATAGAGTTTCATCATC
Proteins encoded in this window:
- a CDS encoding transposase, which encodes MVEKGPNINPYEYFENPSLVNQKKYEALKSFFYEKESAEKVAAKFGYTLSSFYSLTRDFRNYLKAPKTEDMFFLVSKPGRKEKDFDGEIYSLIINLRKQYLSIPDIKSILDSKSYKASEKYIWEVLRKEGFARLPRRSKQARHTAGANNKIEAPISVAMDYIPERFTTQNTIGIFCLLPYMRKYKIDVAINNSLYPETSTINKYSSILSFIALKISNVRRYSVDDLWCMDRGLGLFAGLTVLPKTGWFSSYSSRVTRKMNLSFLKNLHRIWKNNGLLSDTMNLDFTAIPYWGDDSQRENNWSGKRNKALSSMLAVLAQEPDSGIIDYTDSNIRHNNEPEVVLEFLDFYRDGNPKDTSLKYIVFDSKFTPYKNLRKLDSKDLKFITIRNRGKKIVEKLDNLPSTSWKKIRVMNADGKGRTLKVFEEKFFLDGYGKEIRQIAITGHGKIKPALIITNDDDITQEDIVRKYSRRWIVEKGISEQIEFFHLNRVSSSMVIKADFDLTMSVLAHNLYRLLAMNLPGYTHNTSTTLFEKFLCNSGEIEITSEKIIVRMKKKRNLPALLNEMEKFENIVIPGMDNKKLVITGSSTT